A window of Microbacterium luteolum contains these coding sequences:
- a CDS encoding glycosyltransferase: MRIAMVTDYYLPTLGGVQTVIKAHKEELERDGHDVLVFAPLAEPSTDPAVVRLPTARGFAPDGYPFTWTPSAAAACLRDELRSREVDVVHVHTEMFAALAGFEAARALGIPIVQTMHGRIDVYTRSVLPLPSVTTALLAGMHRRRMSHDRARVDSSAPYTRTRTARRMWRLMVSQANHADQVIVPSAHFAEKLLAQGVDTPITVLSNGLEQSVLDDIGNAEARVIRPGEPLQVMWCGRLSPEKRPEVFLDAVGQVPGIVAHLYGDGVSRGAVSRHAAQIADGRVEVHGPVPQSEVLAAMHRAHVLVSSSLDFDNQPMVLLEAIASGLPVVVTDPDLAETLPSGGGIVTPTPDAAGLATVLARLRDDPAQVARLSAAAAAHREQIAQTTHRAALLGVYEAALATVR; encoded by the coding sequence GTGCGCATCGCCATGGTGACCGACTACTACCTGCCCACGCTCGGCGGCGTGCAGACGGTGATCAAGGCGCACAAGGAGGAGCTGGAGCGCGACGGACACGACGTGCTGGTCTTCGCCCCGCTCGCCGAGCCGAGCACCGACCCCGCGGTCGTCCGGCTTCCCACTGCCCGGGGCTTCGCACCGGACGGCTACCCGTTCACCTGGACGCCGTCGGCCGCAGCGGCGTGCCTGCGGGATGAGCTCCGAAGCCGCGAGGTCGACGTCGTGCACGTGCACACCGAGATGTTCGCCGCCCTCGCGGGGTTCGAGGCAGCGAGGGCGCTCGGCATCCCGATCGTGCAGACCATGCACGGCCGGATCGACGTCTACACGCGCTCGGTCCTCCCGCTGCCGAGCGTGACCACGGCGCTGCTCGCCGGGATGCACCGGCGGCGGATGAGCCACGACCGCGCCCGCGTCGACTCCTCGGCTCCGTACACCCGCACGCGGACGGCCCGGCGGATGTGGCGGCTCATGGTCAGTCAGGCGAACCATGCCGACCAGGTGATCGTGCCCTCCGCCCACTTCGCCGAGAAGCTCCTCGCCCAGGGCGTGGACACCCCGATCACCGTGCTGTCGAACGGCCTCGAGCAGTCGGTCCTGGATGACATCGGCAATGCCGAAGCGCGCGTGATCCGACCCGGTGAGCCCCTGCAGGTGATGTGGTGCGGGCGGCTGTCACCCGAGAAGCGTCCGGAGGTCTTCCTCGACGCCGTCGGCCAGGTGCCGGGCATCGTCGCGCACCTGTACGGCGACGGGGTCTCCCGAGGCGCGGTATCGCGACACGCAGCCCAGATCGCCGACGGCCGCGTCGAGGTCCACGGACCGGTGCCGCAGTCCGAAGTCCTCGCGGCGATGCATCGGGCGCATGTGCTGGTCTCGAGCTCGCTCGACTTCGACAATCAGCCCATGGTGCTGCTCGAGGCGATCGCCTCCGGCCTCCCCGTGGTCGTCACGGACCCCGATCTGGCCGAGACGCTGCCGTCCGGCGGCGGGATCGTCACCCCGACCCCGGATGCCGCCGGCCTCGCCACCGTCCTGGCGCGCCTGCGCGACGATCCCGCGCAGGTCGCTCGGCTGAGCGCCGCCGCCGCCGCGCATCGCGAGCAGATCGCGCAGACGACGCATCGCGCCGCGCTCCTCGGCGTCTACGAGGCAGCTCTCGCGACCGTCCGCTGA
- a CDS encoding NAD-dependent epimerase/dehydratase family protein — translation MSGARVLVTGASGFLGGHVVRDLRSHGFEVFAAGRNAAALAAVADGEHRIIGDLASLASAELPVDAVIHCAALSTPWGPWRAFLEANIEGTAHVVEFARRNGVRRLVHVSSPSVYAAPRDRVAIREDDVDTRNRLNGYIRSKIAAETLLQDARRAAAFPELVIVRPRGLIGVGDPSLVPRLLDVHRRVGIPLFDGGGNLIDVTAVENVATALRLALDAGDPAGGVYNITNDDPRPFRDLLTTLLELMGEVPRMRPMNRRFAWMLASALEAVCRVIPGRPEPPLTRYTLSTIAYSQTLDLTRAKAELGYRPLVSLDEALARAAADQKAHA, via the coding sequence ATGTCCGGAGCCCGTGTGCTGGTGACGGGGGCGAGCGGGTTCCTCGGCGGTCACGTCGTGCGTGATCTGCGCTCTCACGGGTTCGAGGTCTTCGCCGCCGGGCGCAATGCTGCCGCCCTCGCCGCCGTCGCCGACGGAGAGCACCGCATCATCGGCGATCTGGCGTCCCTGGCGTCCGCGGAGCTTCCCGTCGACGCCGTGATCCACTGCGCCGCGCTCTCGACGCCCTGGGGCCCGTGGAGGGCCTTCCTTGAGGCGAACATCGAGGGGACGGCGCATGTCGTCGAGTTCGCCCGTCGCAACGGCGTGCGAAGGCTCGTGCACGTGTCCTCGCCGAGCGTCTACGCGGCACCGCGTGATCGCGTCGCCATCCGCGAGGACGACGTGGACACACGCAATCGTCTCAACGGATACATCCGCTCGAAGATCGCCGCCGAGACCCTTCTCCAGGACGCCCGGCGGGCGGCGGCCTTCCCGGAGCTCGTGATCGTGCGACCCCGGGGGCTGATCGGAGTCGGGGACCCGAGCCTGGTGCCGCGTCTGCTGGACGTGCATCGTCGCGTCGGGATCCCGCTGTTCGACGGGGGAGGGAACCTGATCGATGTCACGGCCGTCGAGAATGTCGCGACGGCGCTCCGGCTCGCGCTCGATGCCGGCGATCCCGCGGGTGGCGTGTACAACATCACCAACGACGATCCCCGGCCGTTCCGCGACCTGCTCACGACCCTTCTCGAGCTCATGGGAGAGGTGCCTCGGATGCGCCCCATGAACAGACGGTTCGCGTGGATGCTGGCCTCGGCCCTCGAAGCCGTCTGCCGTGTGATCCCCGGTCGCCCGGAACCGCCTCTCACCCGCTACACGCTCAGCACGATCGCCTACTCGCAGACTCTCGATCTCACCCGGGCGAAGGCCGAGCTCGGCTACCGGCCGCTCGTGTCGCTCGACGAGGCGCTCGCCCGTGCGGCCGCCGATCAGAAGGCGCACGCGTGA
- a CDS encoding MBL fold metallo-hydrolase, with the protein MSARLRHYVCGSTAHDLSAMFRGGARESREFPSGVFLFDGSDGRRVLFDTGYAPGAWRTGWRGAAYRRLLPPKVEAGDDIARQLADDGVDPSSITHVVLSHLHPDHIGGIARFPTATFVMTPGQRSSLTAPRLRAGILTGLLPDWFDDATRIVLDDEAFQVIDIGGIPLRGADLFGDGSYVVVDLPGHADGHIGALVDGRVLLAGDAAWGRDLLAATADLRAIPRAVQHDHVAYRRTAVLLQDVAAAGIRIVCSHDPLGAKELLD; encoded by the coding sequence GTGAGCGCGCGTCTGCGGCACTACGTCTGCGGGAGCACGGCGCATGATCTCTCCGCCATGTTCCGCGGCGGCGCGCGCGAGTCGCGCGAGTTCCCCTCCGGCGTGTTCCTGTTCGACGGCTCGGACGGACGGCGCGTGCTCTTCGACACCGGCTATGCCCCCGGCGCCTGGCGCACGGGGTGGCGGGGTGCGGCCTACCGCCGCCTGCTCCCGCCGAAGGTCGAAGCCGGCGACGACATCGCCCGGCAGCTGGCCGACGACGGCGTCGACCCGTCGTCCATCACCCACGTCGTGCTCTCCCACCTGCACCCCGACCACATCGGGGGGATCGCGAGGTTCCCCACGGCGACCTTCGTGATGACTCCGGGCCAGCGGAGTTCGCTGACCGCACCGCGCCTGCGCGCCGGCATCCTCACGGGTCTCCTTCCGGACTGGTTCGACGACGCGACGCGGATCGTGCTCGACGACGAGGCGTTCCAGGTGATCGATATCGGCGGCATCCCCCTGCGCGGCGCGGATCTCTTCGGCGACGGGTCCTACGTCGTCGTGGATCTTCCCGGCCACGCGGACGGGCACATCGGCGCGCTGGTGGACGGGCGCGTCCTGCTCGCCGGAGACGCGGCATGGGGGCGGGACCTGCTCGCGGCGACCGCCGACCTCCGCGCGATCCCTCGGGCCGTGCAGCACGACCACGTCGCCTACCGACGAACGGCCGTGCTCCTGCAGGACGTCGCCGCCGCCGGCATCCGCATCGTCTGCAGTCACGACCCCCTCGGAGCGAAGGAGCTGCTGGACTGA
- a CDS encoding F390 synthetase-related protein, with translation MSRLRILREFAAVRWGRPLRTRAAVERRQARLLRRHLRFLRHRSPHFRRLLETHAFAELPLMDKSVMMGRFDEINTVGVQRDEALALAIANERSREFDADLGENSVGLSSGTSGHRGLFIVSPRERDAWVGTVLARTLPRGRLTGHRIALFLRADNSLYESVGSKVVSFSYFDVYADMDENIRRLEAYRPTILVAPPSVLRLIARAADAGRFRTVPQKVYAVAEVLEIADEERIATSLRQPRIHQLYQCTEGFLAHTCEAGVIHLNEDSVLFEREQLDDQRFTPIVTDLRRRAQPIVRYRLGDVLRACTGPCRCGSALAAIERIEGREGDTLVFRGLDGRRVPVFADVMSRALLYAEGFDEYRVVQTNASLLEISLDVLDDRTMGSVTAEVDALAERLGCERPEIVFQPYMRDGSVKLRRVARTWRGDADEEL, from the coding sequence ATGTCGAGGCTGCGCATCCTGCGGGAATTCGCCGCCGTGCGGTGGGGACGCCCCCTGCGCACGCGCGCGGCTGTCGAACGGCGCCAGGCGCGTCTCCTGAGGCGTCATCTCCGGTTCCTGCGTCACCGATCGCCGCACTTCCGCCGGCTGCTCGAGACGCACGCCTTCGCCGAGCTCCCGCTCATGGACAAGAGCGTGATGATGGGCCGCTTCGACGAGATCAACACGGTCGGCGTGCAGCGCGACGAGGCCCTGGCCCTGGCCATCGCGAACGAGCGGTCCCGCGAGTTCGACGCCGATCTGGGAGAGAACTCCGTCGGCCTCTCCAGCGGCACCAGCGGGCACCGCGGACTCTTCATCGTCAGCCCGCGGGAACGGGACGCCTGGGTCGGCACCGTGCTCGCGCGGACGCTGCCGCGCGGGCGGCTCACGGGCCATCGCATCGCCCTTTTCCTGCGCGCGGACAACAGCCTGTACGAATCGGTCGGCTCGAAGGTGGTCTCGTTCTCCTACTTCGACGTGTACGCCGACATGGACGAGAACATCCGCCGCCTCGAGGCCTATCGGCCCACCATCCTCGTCGCACCGCCCTCGGTCCTCCGTCTGATCGCCCGCGCGGCGGACGCCGGGCGCTTCCGCACCGTTCCGCAGAAGGTGTACGCGGTCGCCGAGGTGCTCGAGATCGCCGACGAGGAACGGATCGCGACGTCGCTGCGGCAGCCGAGGATCCACCAGCTCTATCAGTGCACGGAGGGCTTCCTCGCGCACACCTGCGAGGCGGGCGTGATCCACCTGAACGAGGACAGCGTCCTCTTCGAGCGCGAGCAGCTCGACGACCAGCGGTTCACGCCTATCGTGACGGATCTCCGCCGCCGCGCGCAGCCGATCGTGCGCTATCGGCTCGGCGACGTGCTGCGCGCCTGTACGGGCCCGTGCCGGTGCGGGAGCGCCCTCGCGGCGATCGAGCGCATCGAGGGGCGGGAGGGGGACACTCTGGTGTTCCGCGGGCTCGACGGTCGCCGCGTCCCGGTGTTCGCCGACGTCATGTCGCGCGCGCTGCTCTATGCCGAGGGCTTCGACGAGTATCGAGTGGTGCAGACGAACGCGTCGCTGCTCGAGATATCCCTGGACGTGCTCGATGATCGGACGATGGGCAGCGTCACCGCCGAGGTGGATGCCCTCGCCGAGCGACTGGGTTGCGAGCGGCCGGAGATCGTCTTCCAGCCGTACATGCGGGACGGATCGGTGAAGCTGCGCCGAGTGGCGCGGACCTGGAGGGGGGATGCCGATGAGGAGCTGTGA
- a CDS encoding 3-oxoacyl-ACP synthase III family protein, which produces MRSCEIVGWGSVLPERTVRFGDEVRYRIADDMSHLDMLAAACERALTRAGIGIDEVDLVLGASAAGIQPIPCTAALVLERLTLEGHAAAFDVNSTCTSFITALDVASRYLDSGDHDTILVFSGDVGTRFLNPDQRESYELFSDAAAAVVLRRSDDPSRGVIASAQQTWPAYAHDTEIRGGLSHSPAQLYAESDPGDYLFDMNGRRALLGMMRVLPAFFERFHERHGIDYDDVALWVPHQASAALGPMLDRLGIPVDRRVDEVAAFGNMVSASVPFMLTRALDAGRVGAGDTVILCGTAAGLTANVLALRL; this is translated from the coding sequence ATGAGGAGCTGTGAGATCGTCGGCTGGGGCAGCGTGCTGCCCGAGCGCACCGTGCGTTTCGGCGACGAGGTGCGCTATCGCATCGCGGACGACATGTCGCATCTGGACATGCTGGCGGCGGCGTGCGAGCGGGCTCTGACGCGCGCCGGTATCGGCATCGACGAGGTGGATCTCGTCCTCGGGGCATCGGCGGCCGGCATCCAGCCGATCCCGTGCACGGCGGCACTGGTCCTCGAGCGGCTGACTCTCGAGGGGCATGCTGCGGCATTCGACGTGAACTCGACCTGCACCAGCTTCATCACCGCGCTCGACGTCGCCTCGCGGTACCTCGATTCCGGCGACCACGACACGATCCTCGTGTTCTCGGGCGATGTCGGGACACGGTTCCTCAACCCCGACCAGCGGGAGAGCTACGAGCTGTTCAGCGATGCCGCGGCAGCCGTCGTGCTGCGTCGATCGGACGACCCGTCGCGTGGCGTGATCGCCAGCGCACAGCAGACCTGGCCCGCCTACGCGCACGACACCGAGATCCGCGGCGGACTCTCGCACTCGCCTGCCCAGCTCTACGCGGAGAGCGACCCTGGCGACTACCTCTTCGACATGAACGGCCGCCGCGCGCTCCTTGGGATGATGCGCGTGCTGCCCGCATTCTTCGAGCGCTTCCACGAACGCCACGGCATCGACTACGACGACGTGGCGCTGTGGGTCCCGCACCAGGCCTCCGCCGCGCTCGGCCCCATGCTCGACCGCCTGGGCATCCCGGTGGATCGCCGCGTCGACGAGGTCGCGGCGTTCGGGAACATGGTCTCCGCGTCCGTGCCGTTCATGCTCACGCGGGCTCTGGACGCGGGACGAGTGGGCGCCGGCGACACCGTGATCCTGTGCGGCACCGCCGCCGGGCTCACCGCGAACGTGCTCGCGCTGCGCCTCTGA
- a CDS encoding DNA gyrase/topoisomerase IV subunit A, with amino-acid sequence MPKTPPPEPVEERIQDIDLGSEMQGSFLEYAYSVIYSRALPDARDGLKPVQRRILYQMAEMGLRPDRGHVKSARVVGEVMGKLHPHGDTAIYDALVRLAQEWALRVPLVDGHGNFGSLDDGPAAARYTEARLAAPAMALTENLDEDVVDFIPNYDGQFQQPAVLPAAFPNLLVNGASGIAVGMATNMAPHNLIEVVAAATHLLENPDATTEELMEFVPGPDFPSGGILMGLDGVKDAYTNGRGALKVRGKVSVEPLGPRRTGIIVSELPYMVGPERLIEKIRDAVQAKKLQGISDVTDLTDRNHGLRVAIGIKTGFDPNAVLEQLYRLTPLEDSFSINNVALVDGQPRTLGLKEMLSVYVGHRLEVITRRSRYRLARREERLHLVEGLLIAILDIDEVIQVIRSSDDSEQARARLRSVFDLSELQAEYILELRLRRLTKFSRIELEAERDSLLAEIAALRELLESPVLLRAVVARELDAAADAYGTPRRTLLMNAAPPKPRATKGSVDLQIADAPTVLVLSTTGRAVRVDRVEGQELGVPARRSKHDAILTTVETTVRAELGALTSAGRVMRFSPVDLPSVPATSVQLAAGTPLRDYLGLLSKNERIIGFVRFDSETPIALGTAQGTVKRIVPASLPVRPELDVIGMKPGDTVVGAAEAPDDAELVFVTTDAQLLHFAASAVRPQGAPAGGMAGVKLSAGASVLFFGVVAPGSDAVVATVSGGDSILPGTDPGRAKVSTFSEYPAKGRATGGVRAHSFLKGEDRLTIAWVGPSPAQAVDPTGAVRKLPEPGARRDGSGQPIDGVIGSIGRTIV; translated from the coding sequence ATGCCGAAAACCCCGCCGCCCGAGCCCGTCGAGGAACGCATCCAGGACATCGACCTCGGAAGCGAGATGCAGGGCTCGTTCCTCGAGTACGCGTACTCGGTGATCTACTCGCGCGCCCTGCCCGACGCGCGCGACGGTCTGAAGCCCGTGCAGCGTCGAATCCTGTACCAGATGGCCGAGATGGGCCTGCGCCCCGATCGCGGCCACGTCAAGAGCGCCCGCGTCGTCGGCGAGGTCATGGGAAAGCTGCACCCCCACGGCGACACCGCGATCTACGACGCCCTCGTACGGCTCGCTCAGGAGTGGGCGCTGCGGGTACCGCTGGTCGACGGACACGGCAACTTCGGCTCGCTCGACGACGGGCCGGCCGCCGCCCGGTACACCGAGGCGCGCCTGGCAGCTCCGGCGATGGCCCTGACCGAGAACCTCGACGAGGACGTCGTCGACTTCATCCCGAACTACGACGGTCAGTTCCAGCAGCCGGCGGTGCTCCCCGCGGCGTTCCCGAACCTCCTGGTCAACGGCGCCAGCGGCATCGCGGTCGGCATGGCGACCAACATGGCGCCCCACAACCTCATCGAGGTCGTGGCCGCCGCGACGCACCTGCTCGAGAACCCGGATGCCACCACCGAGGAGCTCATGGAGTTCGTCCCGGGCCCGGACTTCCCGTCCGGGGGCATCCTGATGGGGCTCGACGGCGTCAAGGACGCGTACACGAACGGCCGCGGCGCGCTCAAGGTGCGCGGCAAGGTCTCGGTCGAGCCGCTCGGTCCGAGGCGCACCGGCATCATCGTCTCGGAACTGCCGTACATGGTGGGCCCCGAGCGTCTCATCGAGAAGATCCGCGACGCGGTCCAGGCGAAGAAGCTGCAGGGCATCAGCGACGTCACCGACCTCACCGACCGCAACCACGGTCTGCGCGTCGCCATCGGCATCAAGACGGGCTTCGACCCGAACGCCGTGCTCGAGCAGCTCTACCGGCTGACGCCGCTGGAGGACTCCTTCAGCATCAACAACGTCGCTCTCGTCGACGGCCAGCCGCGCACGCTCGGCCTCAAGGAGATGCTGAGCGTCTACGTCGGCCACCGCCTCGAGGTCATCACCCGACGCAGCCGCTACCGTCTGGCCCGCCGTGAGGAGCGCCTGCACCTCGTCGAGGGGCTGCTCATCGCGATCCTCGACATCGACGAGGTCATCCAGGTCATCCGCTCGTCCGACGACTCGGAGCAGGCTCGAGCGCGGCTGCGCTCGGTCTTCGATCTGAGCGAGCTGCAGGCCGAGTACATCCTCGAGCTGCGGCTGCGCCGGCTCACCAAGTTCTCCCGCATCGAGCTGGAGGCGGAACGCGACTCCCTGCTCGCGGAGATCGCCGCGCTGCGCGAACTGCTGGAGAGCCCGGTGCTGCTCCGCGCTGTGGTCGCACGCGAGCTGGACGCCGCCGCCGATGCCTACGGCACCCCGCGCCGCACACTGCTCATGAACGCCGCTCCCCCGAAGCCGCGTGCCACGAAGGGATCCGTCGACCTGCAGATCGCCGACGCCCCGACCGTGCTCGTGCTCTCCACGACCGGCCGCGCCGTGCGCGTCGACCGCGTCGAGGGACAGGAGCTGGGCGTTCCCGCGCGACGGAGCAAGCACGACGCCATCCTGACGACCGTCGAGACCACGGTGCGGGCGGAGCTCGGCGCGCTGACCAGCGCAGGCCGCGTCATGCGCTTCTCCCCCGTCGATCTCCCGTCCGTGCCAGCGACATCCGTGCAGCTCGCAGCCGGGACGCCTCTCCGCGACTACCTCGGCCTCCTGTCCAAGAACGAGCGGATCATCGGCTTCGTGCGCTTCGACAGCGAGACGCCGATCGCTCTCGGCACGGCTCAGGGCACCGTCAAGCGCATCGTCCCGGCATCCCTCCCGGTCCGTCCCGAGCTCGACGTCATCGGCATGAAGCCCGGTGACACGGTGGTCGGCGCGGCCGAGGCGCCGGACGACGCCGAACTCGTGTTCGTGACGACCGATGCGCAGCTGCTGCACTTCGCGGCGTCCGCGGTCCGGCCGCAGGGCGCCCCTGCCGGCGGAATGGCGGGCGTCAAGCTCTCCGCCGGCGCCTCCGTGCTCTTCTTCGGCGTGGTCGCCCCGGGCTCCGACGCGGTCGTCGCGACGGTCTCGGGCGGCGACAGCATCCTGCCGGGCACCGACCCGGGGCGGGCGAAGGTCTCGACGTTCAGCGAGTACCCGGCGAAGGGCCGCGCGACCGGCGGTGTCCGGGCGCATTCGTTCCTGAAGGGCGAGGACCGGCTCACGATCGCCTGGGTGGGTCCGAGCCCCGCACAGGCGGTCGACCCGACCGGCGCGGTGCGCAAGCTCCCGGAGCCCGGAGCGCGTCGCGACGGCTCCGGTCAGCCCATCGACGGGGTCATCGGCAGCATCGGCCGCACGATCGTCTGA
- a CDS encoding alkaline phosphatase family protein has product MSFMLPSESPGARSIVGVADDLFAALRGESAVLPRAESVVLVVIDGLGAISLRAHAGHARALTAGMAKRDVAHSVFPSTTAAALTSIVTGVWPGEHGLVGYRVLDRSRDVLVNQLSGWETDGIDPLVWQPAETIFERATARGHGSFAVGVAAYARSGFTRATLRGAEFVAATTPADRVATAYDLAQRHPGSLVYCYLPEVDKAGHKHGVDSPEWVTALEDIDAALAVRAPAGVGVLVTSDHGMVDVPANRQVVLEEEHLAGIRHVGGEPRMLHVYLEPDADRAAVTARWRADLDGAADVITRDEAIGHGLFGPTVGAAAASRIGDLLVVARGAGAVYDGTAADQRGRGMVGQHGGLTPEERQVPLIRLGAFAR; this is encoded by the coding sequence ATGTCCTTCATGCTACCGTCCGAGTCGCCCGGTGCCCGGAGCATCGTCGGGGTGGCGGACGACCTGTTCGCCGCGTTGCGCGGTGAATCCGCCGTGCTGCCGCGCGCGGAATCGGTGGTGCTGGTCGTGATCGACGGCCTCGGTGCCATCAGCCTCCGCGCGCACGCCGGCCATGCCAGGGCGCTCACGGCGGGGATGGCGAAGCGCGATGTCGCGCATTCGGTCTTCCCCTCGACGACGGCCGCGGCATTGACGAGCATCGTCACGGGAGTGTGGCCCGGCGAGCACGGTCTCGTCGGATACCGGGTGCTCGACCGGAGCCGTGACGTGCTGGTCAACCAGCTGAGCGGCTGGGAGACCGACGGGATCGATCCGCTGGTCTGGCAGCCGGCGGAGACGATCTTCGAGCGGGCGACCGCGCGAGGACACGGGAGCTTCGCCGTGGGCGTCGCCGCCTACGCCCGCAGCGGCTTCACCAGGGCGACGTTGCGCGGGGCCGAGTTCGTCGCCGCCACCACGCCCGCGGATCGCGTGGCGACCGCCTACGACCTCGCGCAGCGGCATCCGGGTTCGCTGGTCTACTGCTACCTGCCGGAGGTCGACAAGGCCGGCCACAAGCACGGCGTCGATTCGCCCGAATGGGTGACCGCGCTGGAGGACATCGACGCGGCCCTCGCGGTGCGCGCACCGGCGGGAGTCGGCGTGCTCGTCACGTCCGATCACGGGATGGTCGATGTCCCGGCGAATCGGCAGGTCGTACTCGAGGAGGAGCATCTCGCCGGCATCCGCCATGTGGGCGGTGAGCCGCGGATGCTGCACGTCTACCTGGAACCGGATGCCGACCGCGCCGCGGTCACCGCGCGCTGGCGCGCCGATCTGGACGGCGCGGCCGATGTCATCACGCGCGACGAAGCCATCGGACACGGGCTGTTCGGCCCGACGGTCGGAGCCGCGGCGGCGTCACGGATCGGCGACCTGCTGGTCGTCGCCCGCGGCGCGGGTGCCGTGTACGACGGTACGGCGGCGGATCAGCGCGGCCGAGGGATGGTCGGACAGCACGGCGGCCTCACACCGGAGGAACGACAGGTTCCGCTGATCAGGCTCGGTGCCTTCGCCCGCTGA
- the sepH gene encoding septation protein SepH, which yields MENVTIVGTEAGVLVLATESGERFALPIDDVLQREIRRATRQAEPAGQRLAASPRDIQAQIRAGLTAIEVSELLGISVDDVARFEGPVLAEREHIIGQALAVPVLIGSEVEPDAQPTFGAAVRDKLADVAASSERWASWKEESGWVIKLEFTANDVDHDARWSFDPRRSALAPLNADATQLSRQGSLPEGLIPRLRAVDHERTTSPYKDESRFDSGAFGPRLLPAPDGGVEDPSLPERSDAAAQDAAINRAPESQKTNPETADLLEALRRRRGQRETAPLIDDVEESDGGQSPISLFDAFDQPADEPEPAAPTPKPSGADAADSGARRRRRNAMPSWDEIVFGARTDE from the coding sequence ATGGAAAACGTCACCATCGTCGGCACAGAGGCAGGAGTGCTCGTACTCGCCACCGAGTCGGGCGAGCGCTTCGCGCTGCCCATCGACGACGTGCTGCAGCGCGAGATCCGACGCGCCACTCGCCAGGCGGAGCCGGCGGGTCAGCGGCTCGCCGCAAGTCCTCGGGACATCCAGGCGCAGATCCGCGCCGGACTCACCGCAATCGAGGTCTCCGAGCTCCTCGGGATCAGCGTCGACGACGTCGCGCGCTTCGAAGGTCCGGTCCTCGCGGAGCGTGAGCACATCATCGGTCAGGCGCTCGCCGTGCCGGTCCTGATCGGGAGCGAGGTCGAGCCCGACGCGCAGCCGACGTTCGGCGCCGCCGTGCGCGACAAGCTCGCCGACGTCGCCGCATCCTCGGAGCGCTGGGCGAGCTGGAAAGAGGAATCCGGCTGGGTCATCAAGCTGGAGTTCACCGCCAACGACGTCGACCACGACGCCCGGTGGAGCTTCGACCCCCGCCGCAGCGCGCTGGCGCCGCTCAACGCCGACGCCACGCAGCTCTCGCGCCAGGGTTCGCTGCCCGAGGGGCTCATCCCCCGCCTGCGCGCCGTGGACCACGAGCGCACCACCTCGCCGTACAAGGACGAGAGCCGGTTCGACTCCGGCGCCTTCGGTCCTCGGCTGCTGCCTGCGCCGGACGGCGGCGTGGAGGACCCGTCCCTGCCGGAGCGGTCCGACGCCGCTGCACAGGACGCCGCGATCAATCGCGCGCCCGAGTCCCAGAAGACCAACCCCGAGACCGCCGATCTGCTCGAGGCGCTCCGCCGCCGCCGTGGTCAGCGCGAGACCGCACCGCTGATCGACGACGTCGAGGAGTCCGACGGCGGACAGAGCCCGATCTCACTGTTCGACGCGTTCGACCAGCCGGCCGACGAGCCGGAGCCTGCGGCGCCGACGCCCAAGCCGTCCGGCGCCGACGCGGCGGACAGCGGTGCACGCCGACGGCGCCGCAACGCCATGCCGTCGTGGGACGAGATCGTCTTCGGCGCCCGCACCGACGAATAG
- a CDS encoding DUF4193 domain-containing protein, with the protein MATDYDAPRKSEDDSESIEALKERVPDKSSGSSGDEDSDNPSNFDLPGADLSDLELDVVVLPAQQDEFTCMSCFLVKHRSQLDHEGASGPICKECAA; encoded by the coding sequence ATGGCAACCGATTACGACGCTCCCCGCAAGAGTGAAGACGACTCCGAGTCGATCGAAGCCCTCAAGGAGCGTGTGCCGGACAAATCCTCCGGCTCAAGCGGGGACGAAGACTCCGACAACCCGTCGAACTTCGACCTCCCGGGTGCCGACCTTTCCGACCTCGAGCTCGACGTCGTCGTGCTGCCCGCGCAGCAGGACGAGTTCACATGCATGAGTTGCTTCCTCGTGAAGCACCGCTCGCAGCTCGACCACGAGGGCGCATCCGGGCCCATCTGCAAGGAGTGCGCTGCGTAG
- a CDS encoding DUF3093 domain-containing protein — protein MQNTATDARPRYRERLAPSLWLLVTVALAGPMVSLIFVPVGSTVALIAGAAVSAVLVTSFIAAAPVVSVEGTTLRVGRAHIDARFLGEPVALTGEDARQARGPGLPARGWHLIRGGIDGIVVVPDTDQDDPVEAWTISSRTPDRLAAAIRAAH, from the coding sequence ATGCAGAACACCGCCACAGACGCACGTCCGCGCTACCGCGAACGGCTCGCTCCGAGCCTCTGGCTGCTCGTCACCGTCGCACTCGCCGGACCCATGGTCTCGCTCATCTTCGTGCCGGTCGGCTCGACCGTCGCACTGATCGCGGGGGCGGCCGTATCGGCGGTCCTCGTGACGTCCTTCATCGCCGCCGCCCCTGTCGTCTCGGTCGAAGGCACGACGCTGCGGGTCGGACGCGCGCACATCGACGCCCGCTTCCTCGGCGAGCCGGTCGCGCTCACGGGTGAGGACGCTAGGCAGGCGCGCGGCCCCGGCCTCCCGGCACGTGGCTGGCACCTGATCCGCGGGGGCATCGACGGCATCGTCGTCGTGCCGGACACCGACCAGGACGACCCGGTCGAGGCGTGGACGATCTCCAGCAGGACGCCGGACCGTCTCGCCGCCGCCATCCGCGCCGCCCACTGA